A stretch of Lathyrus oleraceus cultivar Zhongwan6 chromosome 6, CAAS_Psat_ZW6_1.0, whole genome shotgun sequence DNA encodes these proteins:
- the LOC127096950 gene encoding cytochrome P450 94A2 codes for MELETLLPWLLFSATLVWFFFLATKTLVKSPKTPSSSTAIPKAYPIFGSAFALSANFNRRVQWISDILQTIPSSTFVFHRSFGSCQVFTADPAVVQHILKTNFPCYGKGLMFYQSINDLLGDGIFTVDGEAWKFQRQISSHEFNTKSLRKFVETVVDVELSNRLLPILSEASINQTTVLDFQDILQRFTFDNICMIAFGYDPEYLLPSFPETPFATAFDEGTRLSSQRLTAVTPLIWKVKKILNIGTERRLKEAVAEVRGLARKIVRAKKKELEEKAVLLESVDLLSRFLSSGHSDESFVIDIVISFIIAGRDTTSAALTWFFWLLSKHSHVENEILKEVNEKSETVSYDEVKDMVYTHAALCESMRLYPPLPVDTKEAAYDDVLPNGTVIKKGWRVTYHVYAMGRSEKIWGPDWAEFRPERWLRADVDGKWSFVGMDHYSYPVFQAGPRVCLGKEMAFLQMKRVVAGIMREFRVVPAMAEGFEPEYTAYITSLMKGGFPVKIENRNNT; via the coding sequence ATGGAACTCGAAACATTGCTCCCATGGTTACTTTTTTCTGCAACTCTCGTTTGGTTCTTCTTCTTAGCTACAAAAACACTAGTAAAATCCCCAAAAACACCTTCCTCTTCCACGGCCATTCCCAAAGCTTACCCTATCTTCGGTTCTGCTTTTGCTTTGTCAGCCAACTTCAACAGACGAGTGCAATGGATCTCCGACATCCTCCAAACCATCCCTTCCTCCACCTTCGTCTTCCATCGATCTTTCGGCTCCTGTCAAGTCTTCACGGCTGACCCTGCCGTGGTGCAACACATTCTCAAAACCAATTTCCCTTGCTACGGTAAAGGTCTCATGTTTTATCAGTCTATCAACGATTTGCTCGGCGACGGAATCTTCACCGTCGACGGCGAGGCTTGGAAGTTCCAAAGACAAATCTCCAGCCACGAATTCAACACGAAATCCCTCCGTAAATTCGTTGAAACAGTAGTTGACGTTGAACTCTCCAATCGCCTCCTCCCTATTCTCTCCGAAGCTTCTATAAACCAAACCACTGTTCTTGATTTCCAAGACATCCTCCAACGTTTCACGTTCGACAACATTTGCATGATAGCATTTGGATACGATCCAGAGTATCTCCTACCGTCTTTTCCCGAAACACCGTTTGCAACAGCTTTCGACGAAGGCACGCGACTCAGCAGCCAGAGGTTAACCGCGGTGACTCCATTGATATGGAAAGTGAAGAAAATCCTTAACATTGGAACGGAGCGACGGCTGAAAGAAGCAGTTGCAGAAGTAAGAGGACTCGCCAGGAAAATTGTTAGGGCTAAGAAAAAAGAGCTTGAAGAAAAAGCAGTATTGTTGGAATCGGTGGATCTTTTATCGCGTTTCTTAAGTTCTGGACATTCAGATGAATCTTTTGTTATTGATATTGTAATAAGTTTTATCATCGCTGGGAGAGATACAACTTCAGCAGCACTCACGTGGTTCTTTTGGTTACTCTCTAAACATAGTCACGTCGAGAATGAGATTCTTAAAGAGGTTAATGAAAAATCGGAAACAGTTAGTTACGATGAGGTGAAGGATATGGTTTATACTCACGCGGCCCTATGTGAGAGTATGAGGCTGTACCCACCACTTCCGGTGGATACTAAGGAAGCAGCATACGACGACGTTTTGCCAAATGGGACTGTGATAAAGAAAGGGTGGAGAGTGACTTATCATGTATATGCTATGGGAAGGTCTGAGAAAATATGGGGACCTGATTGGGCTGAGTTTCGACCCGAGAGGTGGTTGCGTGCAGATGTGGATGGGAAGTGGAGCTTTGTTGGGATGGATCATTATAGTTATCCCGTTTTTCAGGCGGGGCCAAGGGTGTGCTTAGGGAAGGAAATGGCGTTCTTGCAAATGAAAAGGGTGGTTGCCGGGATTATGAGGGAATTTAGGGTGGTCCCTGCTATGGCAGAAGGGTTTGAGCCGGAGTACACTGCGTACATTACCTCGTTAATGAAAGGTGGCTTCCCGGTAAAGATTGAAAATCGTAACAACACataa